The window GTTGTTGAGCCAAACGGATATGTTTCATAAGGTGACGGATGGGAAATTAGCAGGCTGCTGGGTACTGAAGAATCTAGAAGAAGGGGTTGTTGCAGCTGGAGAAAGCACGGATTATCAAGGGGATAAAGTGCTCGTTCGTTCCAATGGTATATTAACGTATACAGCGAAGGATATAGCCTATCATCTATGGAAATTCGGTGTGCTGTCGAATGATTTTGTATATAAAAAATGGGAGGATGGACTATGGTCCACAGCTTCCCAGGGCAGAAAGAAATCGATAGGGCAAGCAGATGTCGTCATTAATGTCATTGATTATCGTCAGCAATACCCGCAAGAGATGGTTAAGCTAGCTCTAGAAGTACTGGGCTATGAGCAGCAGGCGAGTCAGCTTAAGCACGTGAGCTATGGGGTTGTTTCCTTAAGCCCGGAAACTGCAGCAGGACTAGGTATTGATATTTCGGATGGCAAAAGCTCCTATGCGATGTCTGGGCGCCAAGGGATTGGAATTAAAGTCGCGGACCTGTTAGATCACATGGAGAGAGTCATTGACGCTAAACGTACAAGAAAAGCGGGGATTTCCAGCAGATCAATAGCTGCGGCTGCGATCCGTTATTATTTGTTGAAATATCAGCTGCAAACGGAAGTTATTTTTGACTTGGAACATGCGACGGAAATTACCGGGAACACGGGCGTCTACTTGCTTTATGCCTACACAAGAGCAAACAGTATTTTGGACAAAGCGAAGAAAGATACTCGACTGCAAAGGATGGAAGCAAAGTTCGATGGGAATCTTTTGGAAGAACAGGAATACCACCTATTGAGGCACGCTGCCTATTGGCCCGAAACACTGGAAACGGCCACTAAGCAATTGGCGCCGAGCATACTCTGTCATTATGCTTTTGAGCTAGCTTCGCTTTTTAACCATTTCTACAGTGTTTGTCCGGTTTTAAAAGGTAGTGAAGAACGCATTGCCCATCGCCTTTGGATCACGCAAGCGTATAAACAGACCATGCATCAGGTACTGGAAGTACTTGGTATGCCGACGCCAAAACGATTGTAACCGGAAAAGCGATCGCATTTACCCTATGCACTCGCCGAGACACTGTCACTCTTGCGCATACCTCGGAAGTCGGCGTTGTTCGCATTCGTCCTTAAAAATGCAACATAAGCTTTCTGATCTTGATCAAATGCGGTACAATAGGGATATTCGTGCCAATTTGAATGATTCAGGAGGCTTTAACCACAATGACAGAAAAAGATATCGACACACAAGCTCCAGTAGATAACGAACAAGATCAAGAACGCGAACAGGCTCAGATCATTATGACTTGGTTTCAGCACATTCAAGAAGTAATGAAAGAACAATTTCCCGAATATGAAGTAGATGGACAAATCGGCAATAATCCGACTTATGGTCCAATGTTTGCTTTCACACTTAAAAATGATGAAAAGTCCACATCATGCGGATTTTTCTTAAATGAAATTATGAGAAACTTCCAAACGAATCCGAATGCGGGGCTGTGGTTATCGTCCTTCTTCGTAGACTTGCTGAGAAGCCCGGAAAATCATCCGCTGCCGAATCCTCCACAATCGGAAGATGAAGCCAAAGAACTGCTGGATAAACACATTGTTCCTTATTGTGCGGCTACCGTGCGAGAAGAATTCCCTGATCAAAAGATCTATGTGGACTTGGAGCTTCATGAGGAGCATGGTCCAGTCCTAGAGGCTGGATTCGTAGCTGTTGAAGACGGCAATAATACGTGTGCGCTTCCGCTGCAATATTTAATGACGTTATATTTATTGAATCGTGACCCGGCAGAGCCTTTAATTCAAGCGATGTATCGGTTGTATGAAGAAAATAATTTAGGTCAATAAAATTTAGAACTAAACAGCCAGGAGGGCTTCCTCCTGGCTGTTTAGTTTGATTTTAGGGAGCTTATAGCGGAATAGTTACCTATCTACAAACGGCGATAATCCTCATAGCTTCTAATAATAGGAAGTGCAGAGATGGAACCAAACTTCACATATTTCATCGCGTGCGACGTGTTAAAAAGCACAACGGAATCGCTCGGACGCAGCCATCCGCTATCGCAGAGGGCGAGCAGACCTGCCCAAGTTGCCGAGCCTTCGGGGGAGGAGGAGATGCCCAATGAGCCCAAGGTATGCGTGGCTTCGGCAATTTGGCTCTTGGAGAGAGCGATGGCTGTGCCGCCGCTTTGTTCCACAATCGACAGGATGAACGCCAAGTCTGGCGGATTCGGTACGCGCATACCTGTCGGACTAGCTTCTACTCCGGCAGCTTGGGCACTTTTAGCTTGGCTGCAGGCTATGCCATCTACAATTGGCTGGCATCCCTCTTCCTGCACGCAGACGAATCTTGGCATGGGACCGTCAATCCAGCGGAGTGCTTTGAGCTCCTGGTAAGCTTTCCACATGCCAATAATACCGGAGCCGCCGCCGGTTGGATAGATGATAACGTCGGGGAACGTCCAACCAAGTTGTTCGGCGAGCTCAAGTCCCATTGTTTTCTTGCCTTCTACACGTCCGGGCTCCTTCAATGTGCCGACGTTAACCCAGCCTTGATCTTGTTTACCCGCTTCAATGATTGCTGCTGCATCATGAATGAAGCCGTCGACGAGGAAGGTGGCAGCTCCATATAACGGACATTCGTCCACGATTAATGGCGGGCAATCCATGGGGATAAAGACAGATGCCTCGATCCCTGCACGCCCTGCATAAGCGGCTAATGCGCCCGCGGCATTTCCATTGGATGGAACGGCCGCTTTCGTCGCTCCTGCTTCCTTGAGCAAGGAAACAGCGACGGAGAAGCCCCTCGACTTAAAGCTCCCCGTAGGGTTCTGCTCTTCTCTCTTGATCCATAACCGTTTAATAGGCAGCTTCTGCTCCCATTCCTGCATGCGCAAGAGTGGCGTCCAGCCTTCGCCTAAGGTGACGATACAATCAGGGTTACTCACTGGAAGCAATTCTTTATATCTCCACATCGATGGGTAGCGTGTTTGTAATGCTTCCTTCGTTAACGTTCTAGCTATGTGCTCCAAGTCGTAATCGACCAATAAAGTGCCACCGCAGTCGCATTTCATTTCTTGATAGCGAAAAGGGAGCCTTGCAGAACATCGTGAGCAATAAAGCCCCAATCGGTTCATCTCCGGGCCTCCTCAAAGTTTTCAATAGGAAAACTATCGTAGTTTTAATTTGAGTTTTGCTATTGCAA is drawn from Paenibacillus sp. V4I7 and contains these coding sequences:
- a CDS encoding arginine--tRNA ligase translates to MIQQLLTNEIKLHVDVLFQEYGIEQPATLKILTEHPAHPEHGDYSTNVAMLLAKIVRKAPLQIAQELQQRIEKSGCVQSLFAKVAAVPPGFLNFYVNWDTWSSGHYGAAKGLVDQRNKTKVLIEHTSINPNKAAHVGHLRNSCIGDSLSRMLSQAGYQVEVHNYIDDLGNQLADTVVGILHTQTEETFHRFGDFCWETYAKVNQAYKVQPELVEQRSTVLHALESGHSNLAWMGALVAERIVREQLDEMKQFGIHYDVLVWESSIVRAGFWDTTFELLSQTDMFHKVTDGKLAGCWVLKNLEEGVVAAGESTDYQGDKVLVRSNGILTYTAKDIAYHLWKFGVLSNDFVYKKWEDGLWSTASQGRKKSIGQADVVINVIDYRQQYPQEMVKLALEVLGYEQQASQLKHVSYGVVSLSPETAAGLGIDISDGKSSYAMSGRQGIGIKVADLLDHMERVIDAKRTRKAGISSRSIAAAAIRYYLLKYQLQTEVIFDLEHATEITGNTGVYLLYAYTRANSILDKAKKDTRLQRMEAKFDGNLLEEQEYHLLRHAAYWPETLETATKQLAPSILCHYAFELASLFNHFYSVCPVLKGSEERIAHRLWITQAYKQTMHQVLEVLGMPTPKRL
- a CDS encoding threonine synthase, with product MNRLGLYCSRCSARLPFRYQEMKCDCGGTLLVDYDLEHIARTLTKEALQTRYPSMWRYKELLPVSNPDCIVTLGEGWTPLLRMQEWEQKLPIKRLWIKREEQNPTGSFKSRGFSVAVSLLKEAGATKAAVPSNGNAAGALAAYAGRAGIEASVFIPMDCPPLIVDECPLYGAATFLVDGFIHDAAAIIEAGKQDQGWVNVGTLKEPGRVEGKKTMGLELAEQLGWTFPDVIIYPTGGGSGIIGMWKAYQELKALRWIDGPMPRFVCVQEEGCQPIVDGIACSQAKSAQAAGVEASPTGMRVPNPPDLAFILSIVEQSGGTAIALSKSQIAEATHTLGSLGISSSPEGSATWAGLLALCDSGWLRPSDSVVLFNTSHAMKYVKFGSISALPIIRSYEDYRRL